A genomic segment from Truepera sp. encodes:
- a CDS encoding ester cyclase, which translates to MTHRGPTDPNSSRVGGRHGTVTDDATHTGSTRHQRSGTRATNRRRGGRRYVRRDAQGLRGLRQGPRHQVLRGERHVHRHDPSRPGHRGPRRDQGVHRRVLGGAFGDGRYELQSMIVEGKYAMQESIFYGTHTGPLGNIPATGRTVEFPFMTAYLIENGEIVWGHLYYDSTTLLRQLGVIE; encoded by the coding sequence TTGACTCACCGCGGCCCCACGGACCCAAACTCGAGCCGCGTAGGAGGACGACATGGCACGGTTACGGATGACGCTACTCACACTGGCAGCACTCGCCATCAGCGGTCCGGGACTCGCGCAACAAACCGACGCCGAGGCGGCCGCCGCTACGTCCGCCGAGACGCGCAGGGTCTTCGAGGCCTACGCCAAGGACCACGACACCAAGTACTACGCGGAGAACGCCACGTTCATCGACATGACCCATCCAGACCAGGTCATCGAGGGCCGCGACGCGATCAAGGCGTTCATCGGCGCGTTCTAGGCGGCGCCTTCGGAGACGGACGCTACGAACTGCAGAGCATGATCGTCGAGGGGAAATACGCGATGCAGGAGTCGATCTTCTACGGCACCCACACCGGACCGCTGGGTAACATCCCGGCCACCGGCAGGACCGTCGAGTTCCCGTTCATGACCGCCTACTTGATCGAGAACGGCGAGATCGTGTGGGGGCACCTGTACTACGACTCCACTACCCTGTTGAGGCAGCTTGGGGTCATCGAGTAG
- a CDS encoding ester cyclase produces the protein MPQQDAGASNKAVILRFIDALNNEGKTDEILERLTSSPALKNKAASYEARYPGFQISPVDLVAERDLVAIRFFTDFGTTAVASRPTDEAGRDEARPERVEAIAICRLAGGRVTEFWYESDVLGQVIAVGEQHPADAHRARAHRSKTDRAGNSFDGHDGAGINEDREANRSLILRYLSALNNQEKTLELIERFASDPVLAGRIFAFESGFPGYSLLADEIIAEGDKVVVRFHTKQRHTREYMGIPATGKEFSISGIIICRIEKGLIAESWLQADTWALTQELEESQSREKKSKPQCPEWRSFLADL, from the coding sequence ATGCCCCAACAAGATGCGGGAGCTAGCAATAAGGCGGTCATCCTGCGCTTCATCGACGCCCTCAACAACGAAGGCAAGACGGACGAGATCCTGGAACGCCTCACCAGCTCACCTGCCCTGAAGAACAAGGCCGCGTCGTACGAGGCCAGGTACCCGGGCTTCCAGATAAGCCCCGTTGACCTGGTCGCCGAGCGGGACCTGGTGGCTATAAGGTTCTTCACCGATTTCGGGACGACGGCTGTGGCGTCGCGGCCCACCGATGAGGCCGGGCGCGACGAGGCCAGGCCGGAGAGGGTGGAGGCCATCGCCATCTGCCGACTGGCGGGCGGACGAGTCACCGAGTTCTGGTACGAATCAGATGTGCTCGGCCAGGTGATCGCCGTGGGGGAGCAGCACCCAGCCGACGCGCACCGCGCTCGTGCGCACCGCTCCAAGACCGATCGGGCCGGCAACAGCTTCGACGGTCATGACGGTGCGGGCATCAACGAGGACCGCGAGGCGAACCGGTCGCTCATCCTGCGTTACCTCTCTGCTCTTAATAACCAGGAGAAAACCCTCGAGCTCATCGAGCGCTTCGCAAGCGATCCGGTGCTGGCCGGGCGCATCTTCGCCTTCGAATCGGGCTTCCCGGGTTACAGCCTGTTGGCGGACGAGATCATCGCTGAAGGCGACAAGGTCGTCGTGCGCTTCCACACCAAACAGCGCCACACCCGCGAGTACATGGGGATACCGGCAACCGGCAAGGAGTTCTCGATCTCGGGGATCATCATCTGCCGCATCGAGAAGGGCCTGATCGCCGAGAGTTGGCTCCAGGCCGACACGTGGGCTTTGACTCAGGAGCTCGAGGAGAGCCAATCCAGGGAGAAGAAGTCCAAGCCTCAATGCCCCGAGTGGCGATCGTTCCTTGCCGATCTTTGA
- a CDS encoding BTAD domain-containing putative transcriptional regulator: MAIVVRLLGPPSIRDGAQWRDVPLDKRLGLLTHLACAEGWVSRERLSFLFWPDTHSSQARVNLRQLLARTKALPFDIPVDADDKRLRWTVESDVKAFRYALSREDWRSALDHYGGDLAEGLVLDEASEFANWLEFERSQLRESQRHAALQQAVKAESAGRPNEAAGLYERLLTQDPLDEDVLQLLLRLLVKSGAVDDARRRLQVFATRLQAELGFAPSAATERLVSHERVQLGLEEPEPPVGVGENDRGRTLSAPLTSFVGRQAELAETIQRITSEQCRLLTLVGPGGVGKTRLALRAAESLSSSFKDGHVAVALAPLDSPDAFPFRLAAALGVELRRQRPPLDQLIDYLKERELLLVLDNFEHLTAAAPLVHELLSNCPRLKVMITSRERLRLQAEWLLPVAGLPTPPAPTAANGQPEALEDPLAYDALRLLHERARQVEPGFTITPASYPAAVRVCRFLEGLPLGIELAAGWLRMMSLQEVLAALETSLDSLPSAAVDTEQRHRTLRVAFEHSWELLSEAEQRAFSHLAVFHGSFDRAGARGVTGISLPLLTALVDKSLLRLTADHRYDRHPLIQRFMHEQLDKTPDEARSLRSAHARYYVKMLGSWSSRLHGPQQPQMLAQFAPDYENLKAAWLEAIECGWVAECLNGCDPLVLFHGIQGRFTEGERLFAASIERFAGREGNFEHGVQLLATLKANRAWFMAGLGLFDEAVLEAQACLELVSGINAHAVELRALMTQGSVASRRGDAAGARRLLEAALTLAQSINDQWASALAAGQLGLLELRSGRLDEARALFDLALATNEALGNTPGIVNDLDYLGRLSLEAGDAAAAAAHFEHGLELAEGVLFRLRVPYLKTQLATAKLKLGDREAAATAAREAKAVAEELGQRALQAEASLILGQVEPEAGARHAHLLAALRIADQLGEVPMTLAVLVELAQLPVFAPRAQGLLRMVEDHPAASPAQRKRARDLLAGDESVTRPTVASRPSEEPGHEVLPSLEEAVRLLLHSA, from the coding sequence ATGGCAATAGTGGTCCGCCTGCTCGGGCCGCCGAGCATACGGGACGGCGCCCAGTGGCGCGACGTTCCGCTCGACAAGCGCCTTGGACTGCTCACCCATCTCGCTTGCGCCGAGGGCTGGGTCAGCCGCGAACGGCTGTCGTTCCTCTTCTGGCCGGACACGCACAGCTCTCAGGCGCGCGTCAACTTGCGCCAACTCCTGGCGAGGACCAAGGCCCTGCCGTTCGACATTCCGGTCGACGCCGACGACAAGCGCCTGCGCTGGACGGTGGAGAGTGACGTCAAGGCGTTCAGGTACGCACTCTCTCGAGAGGACTGGCGCTCGGCGCTGGACCACTACGGCGGTGACCTCGCCGAGGGGCTGGTGCTCGACGAGGCCAGCGAGTTCGCGAACTGGCTCGAGTTCGAGCGCTCACAGTTGCGCGAGTCACAGCGGCACGCAGCGCTGCAGCAGGCAGTCAAGGCGGAATCGGCGGGTCGGCCAAACGAGGCCGCGGGCCTCTACGAGCGCTTGCTGACGCAGGATCCGCTCGACGAGGACGTGCTGCAACTGTTGCTGCGGCTGCTGGTGAAGTCGGGAGCGGTCGACGATGCGCGCAGGAGACTGCAGGTCTTCGCCACGCGCCTGCAGGCCGAACTCGGGTTCGCGCCTTCTGCAGCCACCGAACGCCTCGTGAGCCATGAGCGTGTCCAGTTGGGATTGGAGGAACCAGAACCGCCGGTCGGTGTTGGTGAGAACGACAGGGGGCGGACGTTGTCTGCCCCGCTCACTTCGTTCGTAGGCCGCCAGGCGGAACTGGCGGAAACCATCCAACGGATCACCTCCGAGCAGTGTCGGCTGCTCACCTTGGTGGGTCCGGGCGGCGTGGGCAAGACCAGACTGGCACTACGTGCCGCCGAGTCGCTGTCGTCGAGCTTCAAAGATGGCCACGTGGCCGTTGCCCTGGCCCCCCTCGACTCGCCAGACGCCTTCCCGTTCCGGCTGGCAGCGGCACTAGGCGTGGAGTTGCGCAGGCAACGCCCGCCACTGGACCAGCTGATCGACTACCTGAAAGAGCGCGAACTTCTACTCGTGCTGGACAACTTCGAGCACCTCACGGCTGCGGCGCCCCTCGTCCATGAGCTACTCAGCAACTGCCCCAGGCTCAAGGTGATGATCACCTCGCGCGAGCGGCTCAGGCTGCAAGCGGAGTGGCTGTTGCCCGTGGCGGGGCTACCGACCCCACCCGCACCGACGGCCGCCAACGGACAGCCGGAAGCGTTGGAGGACCCGCTTGCCTACGACGCGCTCAGGCTGCTTCACGAGCGGGCTCGCCAGGTCGAACCCGGCTTCACCATCACGCCGGCGTCGTATCCGGCTGCGGTGAGAGTCTGCCGGTTCCTCGAAGGGTTGCCGTTGGGTATAGAACTAGCCGCCGGTTGGCTTCGGATGATGAGCTTGCAGGAGGTGCTCGCGGCCCTCGAGACGAGCCTCGACTCGTTGCCGAGCGCCGCGGTGGATACGGAGCAGCGCCACCGCACGCTGCGCGTTGCCTTCGAGCACTCCTGGGAACTCCTGAGCGAGGCCGAGCAGCGCGCTTTCAGCCACCTGGCGGTGTTCCACGGCAGCTTCGACAGGGCAGGTGCGCGCGGAGTCACCGGAATTTCGTTGCCGCTGCTGACGGCTCTCGTCGACAAGTCGCTCCTACGCCTGACGGCCGACCACCGCTACGATCGACACCCGCTGATACAGCGCTTCATGCACGAGCAGTTGGACAAAACCCCCGACGAGGCTCGCAGCCTGCGGAGCGCGCACGCGCGCTACTACGTAAAGATGCTGGGCAGTTGGAGCAGCCGTCTGCATGGGCCGCAGCAACCTCAGATGCTTGCTCAGTTCGCCCCGGACTACGAGAACCTGAAGGCCGCTTGGCTCGAGGCGATCGAGTGCGGTTGGGTAGCCGAGTGCTTGAACGGCTGCGACCCACTGGTGCTATTCCACGGCATCCAAGGCAGGTTCACCGAGGGAGAACGGCTCTTCGCCGCCAGCATCGAGCGCTTCGCCGGTCGGGAAGGCAACTTCGAACATGGCGTCCAACTACTTGCCACGTTGAAGGCCAACCGGGCCTGGTTCATGGCCGGGCTTGGGCTCTTCGATGAAGCGGTGCTCGAGGCGCAAGCCTGTCTGGAACTGGTCTCTGGAATCAACGCGCATGCCGTCGAGCTGCGCGCCCTTATGACCCAAGGCTCGGTGGCCTCACGGCGCGGTGACGCGGCGGGAGCGAGGCGACTGTTGGAGGCGGCCCTGACGCTTGCCCAGTCGATCAACGACCAGTGGGCTTCGGCGCTGGCGGCGGGACAACTTGGGTTACTGGAGCTGAGGTCGGGGCGCTTGGACGAGGCAAGAGCCCTGTTCGACCTTGCACTGGCCACCAACGAGGCACTCGGTAACACCCCCGGCATCGTCAACGACCTCGACTATCTTGGGCGGTTGAGCCTCGAGGCTGGTGACGCCGCGGCAGCGGCAGCCCACTTCGAGCACGGACTCGAGCTGGCCGAAGGCGTTCTGTTCCGGCTGCGCGTCCCGTACCTGAAGACGCAGCTGGCCACGGCCAAACTGAAGCTTGGCGACCGCGAAGCCGCCGCCACGGCGGCTCGGGAGGCCAAGGCGGTCGCCGAAGAGCTGGGGCAGCGGGCGCTGCAGGCCGAGGCGTCGTTGATCCTGGGACAAGTGGAGCCGGAGGCCGGCGCGCGCCACGCTCATCTGTTAGCGGCGTTGCGCATCGCAGATCAACTGGGGGAAGTACCGATGACGCTGGCGGTGCTGGTCGAGTTGGCGCAACTCCCAGTTTTCGCGCCACGCGCGCAAGGCCTGTTGCGAATGGTCGAGGACCACCCGGCGGCAAGCCCAGCGCAACGCAAGCGGGCACGTGACTTACTGGCGGGCGATGAGTCGGTGACGCGCCCAACCGTAGCCTCGCGGCCGAGCGAGGAGCCGGGGCACGAAGTTCTCCCGAGCCTGGAGGAGGCCGTCCGGTTGCTGCTGCACTCCGCTTGA
- a CDS encoding IS256 family transposase, whose protein sequence is MTQLKDSVLTTRLREALVDQPDFLRDIVQSTLQRLLEEEITLHLNADPHERTEGRRGYRNGYRPRQLKTRVGTLSLLVPMDREGTFKTELFDRYQRSEKALVLSLMEMYLEGVSTRKVKDVTEVLCGTSFSKSTVSRLAGQLDADLAAWRERRLDACSYPYLVVDARYEHVRVDGRVVSQGVLVVKGVRSDGQRELLAVDVADSESEATYDGLFRRLKERGLSGVQLVTSDDHKGLVAAIQRHFQGASWQRCQVHFLRNARGKVARKHQAALTADLKAIFAASDQEWAFSLAKEVVERWSASHPAVAEWIEVGIEATLACFSFPEPHRRRIRSTNGLERFNQELKRRTRVVRIFPNREACLRLITAMCVEQSEEWLSGRKYLDMELLEVNSAASSTTGEEVSLAA, encoded by the coding sequence ATGACTCAACTGAAGGATAGTGTTTTGACGACGCGTTTGCGTGAGGCGCTGGTGGATCAACCCGATTTCTTGCGTGACATCGTGCAATCGACGCTGCAGCGGTTGTTGGAGGAGGAGATCACCCTGCACCTGAACGCTGACCCGCATGAGCGGACCGAGGGGCGGCGCGGTTACCGTAACGGTTACCGTCCTCGGCAGCTCAAGACGCGCGTGGGCACGCTTTCACTGCTGGTGCCGATGGACCGGGAGGGCACCTTCAAGACGGAGCTGTTCGACCGGTACCAGCGCAGCGAGAAGGCGTTGGTGCTGTCGCTGATGGAGATGTACCTGGAGGGCGTGTCGACGCGGAAGGTGAAGGACGTCACCGAGGTGTTGTGCGGCACCAGCTTCAGCAAGAGCACCGTGAGCCGCTTGGCGGGCCAGCTCGACGCTGACTTGGCGGCGTGGCGCGAGCGGCGCTTGGACGCCTGCTCCTATCCGTACCTGGTGGTTGATGCGCGCTACGAGCACGTGCGGGTGGATGGGCGGGTGGTGAGCCAGGGCGTGCTGGTGGTCAAAGGCGTGCGGAGTGACGGGCAACGGGAGCTGCTGGCCGTGGACGTGGCCGACTCGGAGTCGGAGGCGACCTACGACGGCCTCTTCCGGCGTCTGAAGGAGCGCGGCCTGAGCGGTGTGCAGCTCGTGACGAGCGATGATCACAAGGGCCTGGTGGCCGCCATCCAGCGGCACTTCCAGGGCGCCAGTTGGCAGCGTTGCCAGGTGCACTTCCTGAGGAACGCGCGTGGCAAGGTAGCTCGGAAGCATCAGGCGGCGCTCACGGCTGACCTGAAGGCGATCTTCGCGGCGTCCGACCAGGAGTGGGCGTTTTCTCTCGCCAAGGAGGTGGTGGAGCGCTGGAGTGCCTCGCATCCGGCGGTGGCGGAATGGATCGAGGTCGGCATCGAGGCGACGCTGGCGTGCTTCTCGTTCCCTGAGCCTCATCGGCGGCGCATCCGCTCGACGAACGGCCTGGAGCGTTTCAACCAGGAACTGAAGCGAAGAACGAGGGTGGTTCGCATCTTCCCGAACCGCGAGGCTTGCCTGCGCCTCATCACCGCCATGTGCGTGGAGCAAAGCGAGGAGTGGCTATCGGGCCGGAAGTACCTGGACATGGAACTGCTCGAGGTTAACTCCGCCGCATCGTCGACCACTGGTGAGGAGGTGAGCTTGGCAGCCTAG
- a CDS encoding nucleotidyl transferase AbiEii/AbiGii toxin family protein: MSVDIDLVYLPIQPREVTLASIGSALERLALSIEARIPGAVVRPSLSGGDDLRLEIRAGRVAIKVDTSPVFRGTVHPPVVRRTTPEVERAFGFAEMNVVAFEDLYAGKLVAALDRQHPRDLYDVQLLYDNEGVTDTLFRTFLDRAP, from the coding sequence TTGTCGGTGGACATCGATCTCGTATACCTGCCTATCCAGCCGCGAGAGGTGACGCTCGCCAGCATCGGCTCGGCGCTTGAGCGGCTTGCTCTAAGCATCGAGGCACGGATTCCTGGCGCCGTAGTTAGGCCTTCGTTGTCTGGAGGAGACGACCTCCGCCTGGAGATCCGGGCCGGCAGGGTTGCCATCAAAGTCGACACATCGCCGGTCTTCCGCGGCACGGTCCACCCGCCAGTCGTGCGGAGGACGACGCCAGAAGTAGAGCGTGCGTTCGGGTTCGCCGAGATGAACGTGGTGGCTTTCGAAGACCTATACGCCGGAAAGTTAGTTGCGGCACTTGATCGTCAGCATCCAAGGGACCTATACGACGTCCAACTTCTGTACGACAACGAGGGCGTCACCGATACCCTGTTTCGCACCTTCTTGGACCGCGCCCCGTAA
- a CDS encoding type IV toxin-antitoxin system AbiEi family antitoxin domain-containing protein, with product MSSRNGSTLKLVLGRVPPGFYVDMPWLNQHGVSRQLAHKYAEGGWLERVVTGLYRRPTPPSAQPPARDWVLPLLSAQRIMGYEIHVGGTTSLASGGYVHYLPLGRPAAYLYSNKPPSWLKRLPLQTELRLRKRRLFTDPNFGLENTEMSTGSRNDDAPLPWEWPLVASSPERAILEAIDELPQTESFQLLDELFGSLVNLRPHVTTELLTTCTSVQVKRLFLVFADRHEHAWRKYLDLSAVDLGSGDRAFYPGGKLHPQYRITVPADLLPRSKGEGQGHAG from the coding sequence GTGAGTAGTCGTAATGGGAGCACATTAAAGCTGGTCCTAGGCAGAGTCCCCCCCGGCTTCTATGTCGATATGCCGTGGCTCAACCAGCACGGAGTCTCGCGACAACTCGCCCACAAGTACGCGGAAGGCGGCTGGTTGGAGAGAGTCGTGACAGGCCTCTACCGTCGTCCCACGCCTCCGTCCGCGCAGCCTCCTGCGCGCGATTGGGTGCTCCCACTACTCTCAGCCCAGAGGATCATGGGCTACGAGATCCACGTGGGCGGCACCACTTCACTGGCATCTGGCGGGTATGTCCACTACCTGCCGCTCGGCAGGCCGGCGGCTTATCTCTACTCGAACAAGCCCCCATCGTGGCTCAAACGACTACCGCTCCAAACCGAACTCAGGTTGCGGAAGAGGAGGCTGTTCACCGATCCTAACTTCGGTCTCGAAAACACGGAGATGAGCACCGGAAGCCGCAATGACGATGCGCCCTTGCCATGGGAGTGGCCCTTGGTGGCTTCGAGCCCTGAGCGGGCGATCCTCGAAGCCATCGACGAGCTTCCGCAGACCGAGAGTTTCCAGTTGCTCGACGAGTTGTTCGGGAGCCTGGTGAATCTGCGTCCTCACGTGACCACGGAGCTGCTCACGACTTGCACGAGCGTACAGGTAAAGCGTCTCTTCCTGGTGTTCGCGGACAGGCACGAACACGCCTGGCGGAAGTACCTCGACTTGTCGGCCGTCGATCTTGGTTCCGGCGACCGTGCCTTCTACCCCGGAGGCAAGCTGCACCCGCAATACCGCATAACGGTGCCCGCGGATCTCCTGCCGCGTTCCAAGGGAGAAGGCCAAGGACATGCCGGCTGA
- a CDS encoding BTAD domain-containing putative transcriptional regulator translates to MSTRLSLLGGAVIGDHATGEALPADRRGCLLAHLAVEGGWVERDRLALLFWPDSDESGAKRNLRQLLLRARRLAPDDPPLDVSPDAIRWRVASDVGEFRYALANGNAEEALAVYRGRFLHGFAVPDAGGVNAWIEGERESLHAAYHEVCLRTARAATAGGRYGAASQHLAKLLSFDPLAEEVVTAYMQALYLDGRRDAALHTYERFADYLDVELGLAPLEATSALVERIKRGEPLALAEVPRVGAGARAWPLQPTRLVGRDEARNALLSATANVVLVKGEPGVGKSALLNELLPWPLKCEAHEGLEHLPYHPLAELVRNHTEFAAGLGPYLEDLARLVPEVAPGLVPPPVEPGAARGRLVQAFFRFVAAGGGIIVVDDLQWADPATIETLVFCAGHGTRVYGSYRTGEVGSDLAGAIAALRNGGGLVEVSVEPLSAAGVQALIGDLMQRPAGPPVFSHLLWERTGGNPMFVLETVRSLFETGVLRADASGWHTDVDDITVDYSELEVPAAVTEVIQRRLDRLSGPTITVLEVLALARSRLGTSQVALITGLTPAAVADAIDEAGDAGFLAGGGFRHDLLRQTLDQRVEPAKRELLHALMAEALSDTVDVGVVAEHWHAAGEREKAAAAWLEKANAMRARGMHEDAVSVLEAAISRLAPGETVDGLRLALVDTLRESGRSDDALALLEAVEAAAHQSPALRLRAALARGWLTLNRGSVGATAAIQAEAISLAAVVDDPELRLDLLMQRAAVAKELQRTDEAIHLLEPAAAELRTRRPSLRLVQFLTSLAALHDDRGQHDLALPLHLEALDLARALGSRYHQVEATINLLYCLADLGRHDEAVTYAERALELGDYDNVPILRVNLAVNHFQAGRFEEALRHYDVLTLQQDQPHLRLIALARSAECQAALGRAAEVGGLLDEALALLFSTDYVVAHGAVAIAVVLLGDEHHLARLWEALSPPYLETLPQYMRERLDSAMVARAGRTGRPDDGGRPS, encoded by the coding sequence ATGTCAACTCGCTTGTCGCTGTTAGGTGGCGCGGTCATCGGTGATCACGCCACGGGCGAAGCCCTACCGGCAGACCGCCGCGGTTGCCTGCTCGCTCATCTGGCTGTCGAGGGCGGCTGGGTAGAGCGCGACCGGCTGGCCCTGCTGTTCTGGCCAGACTCGGACGAGAGTGGCGCCAAACGAAACCTGCGCCAGTTGCTGCTGCGCGCCAGGCGGCTGGCACCCGACGACCCGCCGCTCGACGTTTCGCCCGACGCCATCAGATGGCGGGTCGCGTCCGATGTGGGTGAGTTCCGCTACGCCCTGGCCAACGGCAACGCTGAGGAGGCCCTCGCCGTCTACCGCGGGCGGTTCCTCCACGGTTTCGCCGTGCCCGACGCCGGCGGCGTAAATGCGTGGATAGAGGGCGAACGTGAGAGCCTCCACGCGGCTTATCACGAGGTGTGTTTGCGCACGGCCAGAGCGGCCACGGCAGGCGGCCGCTACGGCGCGGCGTCGCAGCACCTGGCCAAGCTGCTCTCCTTCGACCCCTTGGCCGAGGAGGTAGTGACGGCCTACATGCAGGCGCTTTACCTCGACGGGCGCCGCGACGCTGCCCTTCACACCTATGAGCGCTTCGCGGACTACCTGGACGTCGAACTCGGCCTCGCGCCACTGGAGGCGACCTCCGCCCTGGTGGAGCGGATCAAGCGCGGCGAACCCCTGGCACTGGCAGAGGTTCCCCGAGTCGGGGCCGGCGCTAGAGCGTGGCCACTACAGCCAACCAGGCTGGTGGGGCGCGACGAAGCCAGGAACGCACTGCTGAGCGCGACGGCCAACGTGGTGCTAGTCAAGGGAGAACCCGGCGTCGGCAAGAGCGCACTGCTCAACGAGTTGTTGCCTTGGCCACTCAAGTGTGAGGCGCACGAGGGCCTCGAGCACCTCCCCTACCACCCGTTGGCCGAGTTGGTTCGCAACCACACCGAGTTCGCCGCTGGGCTCGGCCCCTACCTCGAGGACTTAGCGCGCCTGGTGCCCGAGGTCGCCCCTGGACTAGTGCCCCCTCCGGTCGAGCCGGGCGCCGCCAGAGGTCGCCTGGTTCAGGCATTCTTCCGCTTCGTTGCCGCCGGCGGCGGCATCATCGTGGTGGATGACCTCCAGTGGGCCGATCCCGCCACCATCGAGACGCTCGTCTTCTGCGCCGGTCACGGGACACGCGTTTACGGTAGCTACCGCACCGGTGAGGTGGGAAGCGACCTCGCGGGGGCCATCGCCGCCCTGCGAAACGGCGGCGGCCTGGTGGAGGTGAGCGTGGAGCCGCTCTCCGCCGCCGGAGTACAGGCGCTCATCGGTGACCTGATGCAGCGCCCTGCCGGCCCGCCGGTCTTCTCGCATCTGCTGTGGGAACGGACCGGCGGCAACCCGATGTTCGTCCTCGAGACCGTCCGCTCGCTCTTCGAGACCGGGGTGCTGCGCGCGGACGCGAGCGGCTGGCACACCGACGTCGACGACATCACGGTCGACTACTCGGAGTTGGAGGTGCCGGCGGCGGTGACCGAGGTCATCCAACGCCGGCTCGACCGGCTTTCTGGTCCAACGATCACGGTTCTGGAGGTGCTGGCGCTAGCTCGGAGTCGCCTGGGTACGAGCCAGGTGGCGCTCATCACTGGCCTGACTCCCGCAGCCGTGGCGGACGCCATCGACGAAGCTGGTGATGCCGGGTTCCTGGCCGGCGGTGGGTTCAGGCACGACCTGCTGCGCCAAACGTTGGACCAGAGAGTCGAGCCGGCTAAGCGCGAACTGCTGCACGCGCTGATGGCCGAAGCGCTCAGCGACACCGTTGACGTGGGGGTGGTGGCCGAGCACTGGCACGCAGCCGGTGAGCGGGAGAAGGCGGCGGCGGCCTGGCTCGAAAAAGCCAACGCCATGCGGGCGCGGGGCATGCACGAGGATGCCGTCTCGGTACTGGAGGCGGCCATTTCCCGGCTGGCACCGGGCGAGACCGTCGACGGGTTGCGCCTGGCGCTGGTCGATACCTTACGTGAGTCAGGCAGGTCGGACGACGCCCTCGCGTTACTCGAAGCCGTCGAGGCTGCCGCGCACCAATCGCCCGCACTCCGGCTCAGGGCCGCGCTGGCACGCGGATGGCTGACCCTGAACCGCGGTTCTGTAGGCGCCACCGCGGCGATCCAGGCCGAGGCGATCAGCTTGGCCGCTGTGGTCGACGATCCCGAGTTGCGCCTCGACCTCCTGATGCAGCGCGCAGCCGTGGCGAAGGAGTTGCAGAGGACCGACGAAGCGATCCACCTGCTCGAACCTGCCGCGGCTGAGTTGCGCACGCGCCGGCCGAGCCTGCGCCTGGTCCAGTTCCTCACCAGTCTGGCCGCCTTGCACGACGACCGGGGTCAGCACGACCTGGCACTCCCACTCCACCTCGAGGCTCTCGACTTGGCGAGGGCTCTGGGATCTCGCTACCACCAGGTCGAAGCAACCATCAACCTTCTCTATTGCCTCGCCGACCTCGGCCGCCACGACGAAGCAGTCACCTACGCCGAGCGCGCGCTCGAACTCGGCGATTACGACAACGTACCGATACTCCGAGTGAACCTGGCCGTGAACCACTTCCAGGCTGGTCGCTTCGAGGAGGCGCTGCGCCACTATGACGTCCTCACCCTGCAGCAGGACCAGCCGCATCTCCGGCTCATCGCGCTCGCTCGTAGCGCCGAGTGCCAGGCGGCCCTCGGGCGGGCGGCCGAGGTCGGTGGCCTGCTGGACGAGGCCCTCGCATTGCTCTTCTCTACCGACTACGTGGTCGCCCACGGGGCGGTAGCGATAGCAGTGGTGCTGCTGGGTGACGAGCATCACTTGGCCCGGCTGTGGGAGGCGCTGTCACCGCCCTACCTCGAGACGTTGCCGCAGTACATGCGCGAGCGCCTCGACTCCGCCATGGTGGCTCGAGCCGGGCGCACGGGCCGACCCGATGACGGAGGGAGGCCCAGCTAG